One Octopus sinensis linkage group LG21, ASM634580v1, whole genome shotgun sequence DNA segment encodes these proteins:
- the LOC118767362 gene encoding uncharacterized protein LOC118767362, translating into MACKLHLVTSNNTLECTDISPVMYLVTYLGSIVANDGDTECNVACRIGKGLVVFQRFAAILAGGVVPSKGKVHLFNSIIIPLAIYVAEMWNTSAKILNVFELRHLRWIPGPLIIHTHL; encoded by the coding sequence ATGGCCTGCAAATTGCATTTGGTGACCAGTAACAACACCTTAGAGTGTACAGATATCAGTCCAGTGATGTATCTGGTCACCTATTTGGGCAGCATTGTGGCCAATGATGGAGACACCGAATGCAACGTTGCCTGCCGGATTGGAAAGGGCTTGGTTGTCTTTCAAAGATTCGCAGCCATCTTGGCAGGTGGGGTGGTCCCCTCCAAGGGCAAAGTGCACCtcttcaacagcatcatcatacCATTGGCAATATATGTGGCAGAAATGTGGAATACATCAGCAAAGATTCTCAATGTATTTGAGCTACGACACCTCCGGTGGATACCAGGACCgctcatcatacatacacacttgtaa